The Vitis riparia cultivar Riparia Gloire de Montpellier isolate 1030 chromosome 10, EGFV_Vit.rip_1.0, whole genome shotgun sequence genome includes a region encoding these proteins:
- the LOC117922884 gene encoding G-type lectin S-receptor-like serine/threonine-protein kinase At1g11410 isoform X1 has translation MFFHYLLLFLALPYCSSADTITPNQAIRDGDVLVSHAASFALGFFSPGNSTLRYVGLWFNNVSEKTVVWVLNRDLPINDTSGVLSVSSTGNLVLYHRHTPIWSTNISILSVNATVAQLLDTGNLVLFERESRRVLWQGFDYPTDTMLPNMKLGVDRRTGLNRFLSSWKSPEDPGTGDYSFKIDVNGSPQFFLCKGTDRLWRTGPWNGLRWSGVPEMINTFIFHINFLNTPDEASVIYTLHNSSFFSRLMVDGSGHVQRKTWHESGHQWMGFWSAPKDDCDNYGRCGPYGSCNANSAPNFECTCLPGFQPKSPSDWYLRDGSAGCVRKAGAKLCGSGEGFVKVRSVKIPDTSEARVDMSMGMEACREECLRNCNCSGYTSANVSGGESGCVSWDGVLMDTRDYTEGGQDLFVRVDAAVLAENTERPKGILQKKWLLAILVIPGAVLLFLIISLACRFIRKKRKDKARQRGLEISFISSSSLFQRSPAAKEHDESRRNSELQFFDLGTIAAATRNFSFANKLGQGGFGPVYKGQLPSGQEIAVKRLSSTSRQGIEEFKNEVSLIAKLQHRNLVRLLGCCIEGDETKRSLLDWKKRFEIILGIARGILYLHQDSRLRIIHRDLKASNVLLDAKMNPKISDFGMARIFGGDQIEGNTSRVVGTYGYMSPEYAMEGLFSIKSDVYSFGILLLEIISGRKNSAYYEDNSSQNLVGHVWKLWREDRALDVIDPSMEKTYPADEVLRCIQIGLLCVQECATDRPTMLTIIFMLGNNSTLPSPQQPAFVIKTTSSQGVSSVNEVTVSMVEAR, from the exons ATGTTTTTCCATTACTTGCTTCTCTTCCTTGCTCTCCCATATTGTAGTTCAGCCGACACCATAACTCCCAATCAAGCCATAAGAGACGGTGACGTTTTAGTCTCCCATGCAGCAAGCTTCGCTCTTGGGTTCTTCAGCCCCGGCAATTCTACCCTCCGCTACGTTGGGCTCTGGTTCAACAACGTTTCAGAAAAAACCGTTGTATGGGTCCTTAACAGAGACCTTCCAATCAACGACACCTCCGGTGTCCTCTCAGTTAGCAGCACAGGAAACCTCGTCCTCTACCACAGACACACTCCTATCTGGTCCACAAACATTTCAATCTTGTCAGTGAACGCCACGGTTGCCCAGCTCTTAGACACAGGTAACCTAGTTTTGTTCGAGAGAGAGAGCAGAAGGGTTCTGTGGCAAGGATTCGATTATCCCACCGACACTATGCTTCCCAACATGAAACTGGGAGTAGACCGGAGAACCGGTCTGAACCGCTTCCTGTCATCTTGGAAGTCGCCGGAAGACCCAGGAACCGGGGATTACTCCTTTAAGATTGATGTCAATGGCTCCCCTCAATTCTTCCTGTGCAAGGGTACAGACCGTTTGTGGCGAACCGGTCCCTGGAACGGCCTCAGGTGGAGCGGGGTACCGGAGATGATAAACACCTTCATATTCCACATCAATTTCTTAAACACTCCCGATGAGGCCTCCGTGATATACACTCTGCATAACAGCTCGTTTTTCTCCAGGCTCATGGTGGACGGCAGCGGACACGTCCAACGCAAGACGTGGCACGAATCCGGCCACCAGTGGATGGGGTTCTGGTCAGCACCCAAGGACGACTGCGACAATTACGGCCGGTGCGGGCCGTATGGCAGCTGCAACGCCAACAGCGCCCCCAACTTCGAGTGCACGTGCCTCCCGGGGTTCCAACCCAAGTCGCCAAGTGACTGGTACCTGAGAGACGGGTCGGCGGGGTGCGTGAGGAAGGCAGGAGCGAAGTTGTGTGGGAGTGGAGAAGGGTTCGTGAAGGTGAGAAGTGTGAAAATTCCGGACACATCTGAGGCACGTGTGGACATGAGCATGGGGATGGAAGCGTGTAGGGAGGAGTGCTTGAGAAACTGTAATTGCAGTGGGTACACAAGTGCGAACGTGAGTGGAGGAGAGAGCGGATGCGTGAGTTGGGACGGAGTCTTGATGGACACGAGAGACTATACAGAAGGGGGCCAAGATTTATTTGTGCGAGTTGATGCAGCTGTATTAG CCGAAAATACAGAGAGGCCGAAAGGCATTCTTCAAAAGAAGTGGCTGTTGGCAATTCTGGTAATACCGGGTGCTGTCTTATTGTTTCTCATTATCTCCTTGGCCTGCCGGTTCAtcagaaaaaagagaaaag ACAAAGCAAGACAGCGTGGATTGGAGATAAGTTTTATTTCAAGTTCTTCGTTGTTCCAACGCTCTCCAGCAGCAAAGGAGCATGATGAAAGTAGAAGAAACTCAGAATTGCAATTCTTTGATTTGGGCACCATAGCTGCTGCCACAAGAAATTTTTCGTTTGCTAACAAACTCGGACAAGGTGGTTTCGGCCCGGTTTATAAG GGTCAACTACCTAGTGGGCAAGAAATAGCTGTAAAAAGATTATCAAGTACTTCAAGGCAGGGAATAGAAGAGTTTAAGAATGAAGTTTCCTTAATTGCAAAGCTACAGCATAGGAATCTTGTGAGACTCTTAGGTTGTTGCATTGAAGGAG ACGAAACAAAAAGATCATTGTTAGATTGGAAAAAGagatttgaaattattcttGGGATTGCTCGTGGGATCTTATACCTTCATCAAGACTCAAGATTAAGAATCATCCATAGAGATCTAAAAGCAAGCAATGTTCTACTAGATGCTAAAATGAACccaaaaatttcagattttggcATGGCTAGAATATTTGGAGGAGACCAAATTGAAGGAAACACAAGTCGGGTGGTTGGGACATA TGGGTATATGTCACCTGAGTATGCAATGGAAGGACTATTTTCCATAAAATCTGATGTCTACAGCTTCGGGATTTTGCTCTTAGAGATCATTAGTGGGAGGAAAAACAGCGCCTATTATGAGGAtaattcttcacaaaatttggttgGACAT GTTTGGAAGCTGTGGAGAGAAGACAGAGCATTGGATGTAATTGATCCATCAATGGAGAAGACATATCCTGCAGATGAAGTGTTGAGATGCATCCAAATTGGGCTCTTATGTGTGCAAGAATGTGCAACTGATCGGCCTACCATGCTAACCATCATTTTCATGTTGGGTAACAACTCCACTCTTCCTTCTCCTCAGCAACCTGCCTTTGTTATAAAAACAACATCTAGTCAGGGAGTTAGCTCTGTAAATGAGGTGACAGTATCTATGGTTGAAGCACGCTAA
- the LOC117922884 gene encoding G-type lectin S-receptor-like serine/threonine-protein kinase At1g11410 isoform X2: MFFHYLLLFLALPYCSSADTITPNQAIRDGDVLVSHAASFALGFFSPGNSTLRYVGLWFNNVSEKTVVWVLNRDLPINDTSGVLSVSSTGNLVLYHRHTPIWSTNISILSVNATVAQLLDTGNLVLFERESRRVLWQGFDYPTDTMLPNMKLGVDRRTGLNRFLSSWKSPEDPGTGDYSFKIDVNGSPQFFLCKGTDRLWRTGPWNGLRWSGVPEMINTFIFHINFLNTPDEASVIYTLHNSSFFSRLMVDGSGHVQRKTWHESGHQWMGFWSAPKDDCDNYGRCGPYGSCNANSAPNFECTCLPGFQPKSPSDWYLRDGSAGCVRKAGAKLCGSGEGFVKVRSVKIPDTSEARVDMSMGMEACREECLRNCNCSGYTSANVSGGESGCVSWDGVLMDTRDYTEGGQDLFVRVDAAVLAENTERPKGILQKKWLLAILVIPGAVLLFLIISLACRFIRKKRKDKARQRGLEISFISSSSLFQRSPAAKEHDESRRNSELQFFDLGTIAAATRNFSFANKLGQGGFGPVYKGQLPSGQEIAVKRLSSTSRQGIEEFKNEVSLIAKLQHRNLVRLLGCCIEGGEKMLIYEYLPNKSLDYCIFDETKRSLLDWKKRFEIILGIARGILYLHQDSRLRIIHRDLKASNVLLDAKMNPKISDFGMARIFGGDQIEGNTSRVVGT; encoded by the exons ATGTTTTTCCATTACTTGCTTCTCTTCCTTGCTCTCCCATATTGTAGTTCAGCCGACACCATAACTCCCAATCAAGCCATAAGAGACGGTGACGTTTTAGTCTCCCATGCAGCAAGCTTCGCTCTTGGGTTCTTCAGCCCCGGCAATTCTACCCTCCGCTACGTTGGGCTCTGGTTCAACAACGTTTCAGAAAAAACCGTTGTATGGGTCCTTAACAGAGACCTTCCAATCAACGACACCTCCGGTGTCCTCTCAGTTAGCAGCACAGGAAACCTCGTCCTCTACCACAGACACACTCCTATCTGGTCCACAAACATTTCAATCTTGTCAGTGAACGCCACGGTTGCCCAGCTCTTAGACACAGGTAACCTAGTTTTGTTCGAGAGAGAGAGCAGAAGGGTTCTGTGGCAAGGATTCGATTATCCCACCGACACTATGCTTCCCAACATGAAACTGGGAGTAGACCGGAGAACCGGTCTGAACCGCTTCCTGTCATCTTGGAAGTCGCCGGAAGACCCAGGAACCGGGGATTACTCCTTTAAGATTGATGTCAATGGCTCCCCTCAATTCTTCCTGTGCAAGGGTACAGACCGTTTGTGGCGAACCGGTCCCTGGAACGGCCTCAGGTGGAGCGGGGTACCGGAGATGATAAACACCTTCATATTCCACATCAATTTCTTAAACACTCCCGATGAGGCCTCCGTGATATACACTCTGCATAACAGCTCGTTTTTCTCCAGGCTCATGGTGGACGGCAGCGGACACGTCCAACGCAAGACGTGGCACGAATCCGGCCACCAGTGGATGGGGTTCTGGTCAGCACCCAAGGACGACTGCGACAATTACGGCCGGTGCGGGCCGTATGGCAGCTGCAACGCCAACAGCGCCCCCAACTTCGAGTGCACGTGCCTCCCGGGGTTCCAACCCAAGTCGCCAAGTGACTGGTACCTGAGAGACGGGTCGGCGGGGTGCGTGAGGAAGGCAGGAGCGAAGTTGTGTGGGAGTGGAGAAGGGTTCGTGAAGGTGAGAAGTGTGAAAATTCCGGACACATCTGAGGCACGTGTGGACATGAGCATGGGGATGGAAGCGTGTAGGGAGGAGTGCTTGAGAAACTGTAATTGCAGTGGGTACACAAGTGCGAACGTGAGTGGAGGAGAGAGCGGATGCGTGAGTTGGGACGGAGTCTTGATGGACACGAGAGACTATACAGAAGGGGGCCAAGATTTATTTGTGCGAGTTGATGCAGCTGTATTAG CCGAAAATACAGAGAGGCCGAAAGGCATTCTTCAAAAGAAGTGGCTGTTGGCAATTCTGGTAATACCGGGTGCTGTCTTATTGTTTCTCATTATCTCCTTGGCCTGCCGGTTCAtcagaaaaaagagaaaag ACAAAGCAAGACAGCGTGGATTGGAGATAAGTTTTATTTCAAGTTCTTCGTTGTTCCAACGCTCTCCAGCAGCAAAGGAGCATGATGAAAGTAGAAGAAACTCAGAATTGCAATTCTTTGATTTGGGCACCATAGCTGCTGCCACAAGAAATTTTTCGTTTGCTAACAAACTCGGACAAGGTGGTTTCGGCCCGGTTTATAAG GGTCAACTACCTAGTGGGCAAGAAATAGCTGTAAAAAGATTATCAAGTACTTCAAGGCAGGGAATAGAAGAGTTTAAGAATGAAGTTTCCTTAATTGCAAAGCTACAGCATAGGAATCTTGTGAGACTCTTAGGTTGTTGCATTGAAGGAGGTGAGAAGATGTTAATCTATGAGTATTTGCCAAATAAAAGCTTGGACTACTGCATTTTTG ACGAAACAAAAAGATCATTGTTAGATTGGAAAAAGagatttgaaattattcttGGGATTGCTCGTGGGATCTTATACCTTCATCAAGACTCAAGATTAAGAATCATCCATAGAGATCTAAAAGCAAGCAATGTTCTACTAGATGCTAAAATGAACccaaaaatttcagattttggcATGGCTAGAATATTTGGAGGAGACCAAATTGAAGGAAACACAAGTCGGGTGGTTGGGACATAG
- the LOC117923179 gene encoding G-type lectin S-receptor-like serine/threonine-protein kinase RKS1, which translates to MFLQCLILFLLFLVLRLCAYADTITPTQPLRDGDVLVSKGASFALGFFSPEKTVVWVLNRDHPINDTSGVLSIDAGGNLVLYRRDSRLWSTNFSASSVKDMVAQLLDTGNLVLVQNDGKRVVWLGFDYPTDTMLPYMKLGLDRRTGLNRFLTSWKSPDDPGTGEYSCKMEVG; encoded by the exons ATGTTTCTGCAATGCTTAATCCTATTCCTTCTATTCCTTGTGCTTCGGCTTTGTGCTTATGCGGACACCATAACGCCCACCCAGCCCCTAAGAGACGGTGACGTTCTGGTGTCTAAAGGGGCAAGCTTCGCTCTAGGATTCTTCTCCCCCG AAAAAACTGTCGTATGGGTCCTTAACAGAGACCATCCAATCAATGACACCTCCGGAGTCCTCTCAATTGATGCCGGAGGAAATCTCGTCCTCTATCGCCGAGACTCCCGTCTCTGGTCCACAAACTTCTCAGCCTCATCAGTGAAAGACATGGTAGCTCAGCTCTTGGACACAGGTAATCTAGTTTTGGTCCAAAACGATGGTAAAAGGGTTGTTTGGCTGGGCTTCGATTACCCGACGGACACCATGCTTCCCTATATGAAGCTAGGACTTGACCGGAGAACCGGTTTGAATCGGTTCCTCACATCTTGGAAGTCACCGGACGACCCGGGAACCGGTGAGTACTCGTGTAAGATGGAGGTGGGTTGA